In the genome of Calothrix sp. PCC 6303, the window CTACAGGGAAATTTCCTGATGGCTATGGAATCTATACAAAACGCTTATCTGAACAACAACGTACACAAATTATCGGCGCGTTGCGAACAGAGATCCCTGTGGGTGTTGTAACAATGAATCGGTTACTTAATACCCCCGTTGGCACCACAATTTTAAATGATTTGTCAAAGGCTATAATTCGCAAAGATGCATCTGGTGTCCAAGCAATTCGGGCTGGTTTGGTTTTAGGTGCTACAGCACCCCAAGGACTTTCGGTGTTGAACTTTATTGCTGCATATCCCGGAAAGCGGTTAGAAATTGACTTAACCCAAGCATTCCAGGTTGGGAAAAACTTGAATGTGGCTTTTTGGCAAACCCAAAGGTTTATGGAAGCTTTAGCACCTCGGCTACAACCACGTAAAATCGATCTAAGTTTACCTTTCGATCCATCCCAACCTGGAACAAGTCAAGTTAAAGTCATCAATATCAACTTTGATGACACAAAACGTCAACGTCGGATTCCCATTGATTTATATTGGTCTGATGCAGTCACACCGAATCGTCCGGTAATTCTATTTACCCATGGTTTGGGTTCGGTACGCACAGAATTACGTTACCTGGCAGAACATTTAGCCTCCCACGGGTATGCGGTGGCGGCATTTGAACACCCTGGTAGTAATGGTGTAAATTTGGAGGAGGCGTTAGCTGGGAAAACTCGGTTGATGAAACCAGCGGAATTTCTCGAACGTCCCAAAGATATTAGTGCAGTATTAAATCAACTGGAAATTCTCAATCAAACACCTTCATCACCCATCAAGGGGAAACTGGCAACTAATAAAGCTCTAGTTTTAGGCTACTCTTTTGGTGGAAGTACAGCCCTAGTTAGTGGAGGTGCTGAGTATCAGCTAGAATATCTAAAACAACGCTGTAAGGAGAATTTAGCTACTGCTAGCTTAGGTGAAGGTATCCAATGTATCGCCCAAGAACTCCCCGAAAATACTTATCAATTGCGGGATGAACGAGTCAAAAGTATCATTGCCCTTAGTCCCACCACATCATTATTATTCGGAAATACAGGTTTATCTAAGATTACCATTCCCACATTGATGTGGAGTGCATCCGTAGATAAAACAACTCCAGCTTTAACTGAACAAATTATCAGTTTTTCGAGGATGCAACAGCCTAAATTATTGGCAGGGGTTATTGGTGCAACCCATCTCAGTGTTAAAGATCCTAGTGCCACAATGGATCAACGTGGTAAAATCAACACACCACTTAGTGGTGGAGAAGTTGTAGATACTCAAGCAGCAGATATTCGTAAATATCTTAAAGCAATTGTTGTAGCATTTGCAGCCCAGCTTACACCTGAAGCTGAAAAATATTCAATTTTTTTGACTTCAGACTATGCTCAATATGCTTCGACAAATGATTTTCCCATCCGTTTAATTCGGGAAATTCCTCCCGATGCGATGAAGGTTTTGGAAGAAATGAAATGAGTCGAGTTTTAGTGATGATATAGGGGAATTTTAATAATAAATTCTGTTCCTGTTTCTGCTGATGAATTGCAATCTAGTATGCCACCATGTTTTTCTGTAACAATTTGGTAACAAATTGAAAGTCCTAAACCTGTTCCTTTTCCTTCTGGTTTTGTGGTGAAGAAAGGTTGAAAAATTTTCTCTCTGGTTGATTCGGGAATTCCTTGTCCATTATCTTTAATTTGAATTGAGACATATTCCCGATCAAGACTGGTAGAAATATAAATTATTGGTGTAAACTCTTCTCCATCAGAGCTACGGGATTTACCTTTGTCGTACTCTTTACCTTCCATTTGTTCTTCAATTGCATCTATTGCATTTGCCAAAAGATTCATAAAAACTTGGTTCAACTGTCCCGGATAACACTCAATCATAGGTAAGTTACCATATGATTTCATGATTTGAATTCCCGAACGGTAAGTTTGGGCATTGAGACGATGCTGAAGAATCATTAATGTAGTTTCAATGCCTTCGTGGATATCTATAGCTTTTTTTTCTACTCCATCAGTGCGGGAATAGTTACGCAATGACTGCATGATACCGCGAATGCGATCGCTTCCCAACTTCATCGAGGAAATTAAACGGGGTAAATCTTCGCTGATGTGTCCCAAGTCGATTGTCTCGATTGCTTCCTCAATTTCATTTCCTGGAGTCGGAAACTTTTCTTGATAAAGTTTAACTAAATTAATCAAGTCATTGGCATATTGGTTGGCATGATATAAATTGGTCGATATAAAACCAATCGGATTATTCACTTCATGGGCAACACCTGCTACTAATTGTCCCAATGATGATATTTTTTCCGTATGAACTAATTGTAACTGCGTCCTTTTTAATTCCTCTAATGTTTGTGATAATTCTGCGGTTCTGGCTTGAACTCTTTCTTCTAACTGCTGCTTTTGTTCGTCTAATTCTTGATTTAGTCGTCTGAGTTTGATGTGTACTTGAATTCTTGCTAAAACTTCCTCTTGTTGAAATGGTTTAGTAATATAGTCAACAGCACCTAATTTTAAACCTTTAACTTTTTCCACAGAATCAGTTAAAGCAGTCATAAAAATTATAGGAATATCTTTTGTTTCTGGATCTGCTTGCAATCGCCGACAAGTTTCAAATCCATCTATTTTCGGCATCATGATATCTAATAATATCAAGTCGGGTGGATTATTTTTCACCTGTTCTATGGCACTTAATCCATCCATTTCCACTAGCACTTCATAACCAAGATTAGATAAGGTAGCATACAATACTTCTAAATTAGTTAAACTATCATCAATTACTAAAATAGTATCAAAAAGTCTGAAGGATTCTGTCGGAACTGATTCTGTGATTTCGGTAGTGCTGTTTAGGTGCTTTTCTAACATAATATATAATTATATTTTTGATGTAATTATCCTGAATCTATCCCACAACTATTTTTGAATATTCTCTTGTAAAAATTGACGAATTTTTTGAATATTCAACACTTTTACATACTTGTTCAAAGTTTTTACAAATGCCTCGTATTTTATGTCTTTGGTTGCAATCTTTTCTAGTTCTTGTTTAATTCCTTTAATTTGTCCTTTCTTCACATATTTCATTAGTGTTGTTAAATCTGACACTGGTGGAATTATGATTTCAACCTGAGATAATATTTCTGAAGATTCATTAGAATATGTATTCTGTTCCAGATATGGATCAAAGTCATAATCTCCATATTTCCAAACTAATTTTAGGTTTTTTTCTAATAACAAATATAGCTTCTCAACTTGTATTGGTTTAAGTAGTAAATCATTCGCTCCTGCTAGGATATTTTTTTCATAATCTCGGTCATAATTATATCTATTTGCTGAGGAAATAATAATGATGGTATTTTTAAATTCTTCTATATATCGGATTTTTGTCATGAATTCCCAACCACTCATGATTGGCATCTCCAGATCACATATAATTAGGTCTGGTTTCATGTCAAAACATTTCTTCAGACCTTCTTCCCCGTTAATTGCTTCACTAACAATAAAATTAAGTGGTTCTAATAGACTAACAATAAACGAACGATTTTCCCAGTTATCATCAATAACTAAAATCTTTCGAGGATTTCCAGAATAACCAATTAATTTACCATTGGCAGTATTCTTAATACTTTCAGTCCAATCTTCAGAAATTGGACATTCCACTGCAAATTCAAATAAACTACCCATCCCTAACTGACTCTGTACTTTAATTTCGCTACCCATCATCCGCACAATTGTTTGGCTAATTGCTAATCCCAATCCTGTACCGGATGTTTGACTATGACTATTTCCCAGTTTTTCAAACGGTAAAAATATTTTTTCCTGCTGCTCACTGATAATACCAATACCAGTGTCGGAAACTGCAAAATGGATCAAAACATTATCTAAATTATAACTTGTGTCTACTTGTAATGTTATTTGACCAGTATCTGTAAATTTAATTGCATTATTTAGCAAATTAACTAATACTTGACGTAACCTTTGTTGATCACCAATAAGACCTATGGGCAAATTATCGGATTTTTTATAAACAAATTCTATGCCTTTTTTTTCTGCTTGAAGACGGAAAAATTCTACCAATCCTTGAATTAAAGAAGGAAAATGAAAATCTTGGGAATTCAACTCTATTTTATTATTGTCAATTTTAGAAATATCTAAAATGTCATTAATCATGTTTAGCAAATTAAAGCCGCATTGATATATAGTATGAATTCCATGTTTTTGCTCTTCAGTTAAATTTCTAGAGCGAGATAAAATCTGTGCATAACCCAGAATTCCATTTAGTGGAGTTCGTAACTCATGGGTCATATTTGCAAGAAATTGATTTTGAGTTTGGTTAGCAATTTTAGCATCAGTTTTTAGCTGTTTTTCTGACTTTTTTAAGTCGGATATTTGTTGGCTAATCTCGTTTAATATATCAGTATAAACTATTAATTCATTGATGTTATTGGGTTTTATTTTTAAATCTAAATTAAGTTGGTGATTCATCCGTTTAAAATTACTTAATAAAGCTTCCACCGGAGATGCGATCGCATGATTAAGATATAAGCTAATAAAGTATATACATAAGACACTCAAAACCAAATTTAATAGAATAATTATTGTTTTTAAGACATAAGTATGCTGCAATTCTGCTTCTGCTTTTAGTTGTTGAGCTTCGGCAATTTGAATAAATATAGTTATCTGATTAATTAATTTTTGTGTATCTAGACTAGTTTGATTTTTTGATAGATCTTCAACCGCTCGAATACTAAATTTTGTGAAGTCATTTTTTCTAGAAATAGCTTCTAAGTTCTCGATAAATGATTTAAATATTGCTCCATAACTCAGCAATACTGGTTTTAAACCTTTGATGGATGAATTTTCAGCAGTCTGGTTTAATTTTTTGAAAGAACTCTTTGCTCGTTCTATTTTATCAATAATTATGTTTTTTAAATCCTGAGAATTTACAACTTTTTTTGAAGATAAAGGAAAACCTGGAACTAATTGTAAACTTAAAGTTGACTGTTGCAAATCAATCAACAGTTTACGTTCCCGTTGAATTTTCAATTTAGACTCATTTGCGTGATTATAAATCCTATCACTAATAATTAACCCTATCAAGTTTCCAGAAATTAGAAACCCTAAACCAATTGCATATCCTAAATTAATTTTTTGCTGGACCTTCAAATTTGTAATTAAATGCTTAATGGATTGTAAGGACAGCAAATTTTGTTTTTTTTCCAACAAATTTGCCATCTGAGTTTCTTTTTTTGAAACTTCTGCTTCAGAAGCAGGAGATTTCTTGATTGAGTGTGCCATTGGATAAGCTTATGCCTACGTATAATTACTCGGTTTCTACAAAATTATCTGATTAATTATTGCAGTATTTGCCTTGTATGCAAATAGCGATCAAAGTGATTTAAAAAGACAATTACAACAAAAACTACTTCAGCAGATTAATTGTAATTAGCTACATTTGACATGTATATATATTGCCCAAATTGCCGAAACTATTTACATTTAGGTAGATGAGGATTGCAAATTCTCATTCAAACAATTCGCCATACTGGCAAGTGAAGATGTGAGGTAAGTAAAGATTTGACCCCCACAGCAAACACGCTGGTTAGTGGTTATAGGGGAACTAAGTAGTGGGGAGTGAGTAGTGAGTGGTGAATAGTGAGTAGGGGTAAACGCAAACATTTGGGGTGGCTATGCCTAGGCTGTTGACTTTGATATGATTTTCACGCTTTTCTTTCATACAATTTTTGTGTCATCGACTATTCCCTAGGCTGTGCTTGGGAACCCTGATTTTGAGGATCCACCTCTTATCCTCACTGAAGGTGAACCCTCGAAATCTCTATTCCTTGCCAGAGACAAGGAACAAGTCATGTTACAGATATTGCGTGAACTTTTAGCTCCAAAAAAGCACATAGTCAACAGCCTAGACTTCTCTCCCGCGAGAGTTTTCCCCCCTGCTTCTTTTGACAACTTATTTTGTTGCGACTACCTGATATACCTAAAAAATTGCTAACTCTTAGTTTCCTGCCCGCAATTTATCTAATACTCCTCTATCTTCCAATGTGGAAGTATCTCCTGATACCTCTTCTCCAGCAGCTAAATTTCGCAACAATCGCCGCATAATTTTCCCAGAGCGGGTTTTTGGCAAAGCTTCAGTAAAGCGAATTTCTCCAGGACGGGCGATCGCACCGATTTCTTTAACTACATGGGATTTAAGTTCTTTACTGAGTTCATCGCTAGCAGTATGAGTTCCTTCGAGGGTGACAAAAGCAACTACTTCTTCACCTTTGAGATCATCAGGTTTTCCTACTACTGCTGCCTCTGCTACTGCTGGATGAGAAACCAAAGCTGATTCTATTTCCATTGTCCCTAAGCGATGTCCAGAGACATTTAGAACATCATCAACCCGTCCCATAACCCAATAATAGCCATCTTCGTCACGTCTGGCTCCATCTCCAGCAAAGTATAAATACTGCCCATCAATTGGGGCAATATGTTCCCAGTAGGTGCGACGGAAGCGCTCATCATCACCATACACTGTCCGCATCATACTGGGCCAAGGATAACGTACTACCAGGTAGCCACCATCATTATCATTTGCCGGATTACCGTCCAAATCTACCACATCTGCGAGGATACCAGGGAAAGGACGTGTAGCAGAGCCCGGTTTTGTGGGAATAGCCCCCGGTAATGGGGTAATCATAATTCCCCCAGTTTCTGTTTGCCACCAAGTATCGACGATTGGGCAACGTTCTCCACCAATAACTTTGTGGTACCAAATCCAGGCTTCTGGGTTGATGGGTTCACCTACGGTTCCCAACAATCGCAAGGATGAGAGATTACGGGTGTTAGGGTGTTGATCTCCCATTTTGATGAAGGCACGAATGGCGGTAGGTGCGGTATAAAAGATGGTGACACCATGTTTTTCAATAATGTCCCAGGTACAACCAGGATTGGACGCACGGGGAGCACCTTCATACATTACGGTCGTTGCAGCATTGGAAAGGGGTCCATAAACAATATAACTATGTCCCGTGATCCAACCAACATCGGCAGTACACCAATATACATCTGTTTCTTTGAGGTCAAAAATCCATTTTGTTGTCATGTGGGTATATAGGTTATAACCACCTGTGGAATGGACAACACCCTTCGGTTTTCCTGTGCTGCCGGAAGTGTAGAGGATGAACAGCATATCCTCGCTGTCCATGGGTTCGGCAGGGCAATCAGCCGAAACTGTTTTTTGTAAATCATGCCACCAGTGATCTCTTCCCGCTGTCATTGTGACATCTTGGGCGGTGCGTTTCACAACCAAAACGTTTTCGACGCTGGGACAGGCACCATCAGCCAAAGCTTTGTCAACTTGGGGCTTGAGGGGAACAATAGCATCTTTACGCCATCCACCATCAGCTGTAATTACTAGTTTAGCTTGGGCATCGTTTAAG includes:
- a CDS encoding alpha/beta hydrolase, which gives rise to MGQSLRVIQVMASFWGALTAVLLCGLNTSVQAAETVVIRFGEFAESISLAELQTMATTGKFPDGYGIYTKRLSEQQRTQIIGALRTEIPVGVVTMNRLLNTPVGTTILNDLSKAIIRKDASGVQAIRAGLVLGATAPQGLSVLNFIAAYPGKRLEIDLTQAFQVGKNLNVAFWQTQRFMEALAPRLQPRKIDLSLPFDPSQPGTSQVKVININFDDTKRQRRIPIDLYWSDAVTPNRPVILFTHGLGSVRTELRYLAEHLASHGYAVAAFEHPGSNGVNLEEALAGKTRLMKPAEFLERPKDISAVLNQLEILNQTPSSPIKGKLATNKALVLGYSFGGSTALVSGGAEYQLEYLKQRCKENLATASLGEGIQCIAQELPENTYQLRDERVKSIIALSPTTSLLFGNTGLSKITIPTLMWSASVDKTTPALTEQIISFSRMQQPKLLAGVIGATHLSVKDPSATMDQRGKINTPLSGGEVVDTQAADIRKYLKAIVVAFAAQLTPEAEKYSIFLTSDYAQYASTNDFPIRLIREIPPDAMKVLEEMK
- a CDS encoding response regulator, which translates into the protein MLEKHLNSTTEITESVPTESFRLFDTILVIDDSLTNLEVLYATLSNLGYEVLVEMDGLSAIEQVKNNPPDLILLDIMMPKIDGFETCRRLQADPETKDIPIIFMTALTDSVEKVKGLKLGAVDYITKPFQQEEVLARIQVHIKLRRLNQELDEQKQQLEERVQARTAELSQTLEELKRTQLQLVHTEKISSLGQLVAGVAHEVNNPIGFISTNLYHANQYANDLINLVKLYQEKFPTPGNEIEEAIETIDLGHISEDLPRLISSMKLGSDRIRGIMQSLRNYSRTDGVEKKAIDIHEGIETTLMILQHRLNAQTYRSGIQIMKSYGNLPMIECYPGQLNQVFMNLLANAIDAIEEQMEGKEYDKGKSRSSDGEEFTPIIYISTSLDREYVSIQIKDNGQGIPESTREKIFQPFFTTKPEGKGTGLGLSICYQIVTEKHGGILDCNSSAETGTEFIIKIPLYHH
- a CDS encoding ATP-binding protein, translated to MAHSIKKSPASEAEVSKKETQMANLLEKKQNLLSLQSIKHLITNLKVQQKINLGYAIGLGFLISGNLIGLIISDRIYNHANESKLKIQRERKLLIDLQQSTLSLQLVPGFPLSSKKVVNSQDLKNIIIDKIERAKSSFKKLNQTAENSSIKGLKPVLLSYGAIFKSFIENLEAISRKNDFTKFSIRAVEDLSKNQTSLDTQKLINQITIFIQIAEAQQLKAEAELQHTYVLKTIIILLNLVLSVLCIYFISLYLNHAIASPVEALLSNFKRMNHQLNLDLKIKPNNINELIVYTDILNEISQQISDLKKSEKQLKTDAKIANQTQNQFLANMTHELRTPLNGILGYAQILSRSRNLTEEQKHGIHTIYQCGFNLLNMINDILDISKIDNNKIELNSQDFHFPSLIQGLVEFFRLQAEKKGIEFVYKKSDNLPIGLIGDQQRLRQVLVNLLNNAIKFTDTGQITLQVDTSYNLDNVLIHFAVSDTGIGIISEQQEKIFLPFEKLGNSHSQTSGTGLGLAISQTIVRMMGSEIKVQSQLGMGSLFEFAVECPISEDWTESIKNTANGKLIGYSGNPRKILVIDDNWENRSFIVSLLEPLNFIVSEAINGEEGLKKCFDMKPDLIICDLEMPIMSGWEFMTKIRYIEEFKNTIIIISSANRYNYDRDYEKNILAGANDLLLKPIQVEKLYLLLEKNLKLVWKYGDYDFDPYLEQNTYSNESSEILSQVEIIIPPVSDLTTLMKYVKKGQIKGIKQELEKIATKDIKYEAFVKTLNKYVKVLNIQKIRQFLQENIQK
- the acs gene encoding acetate--CoA ligase, which translates into the protein MSQPTIESILQEKRIFPPSLEFSQNANIKSLEDYQQIYDFAKANPERFWAELAEKELHWFQKWDTVLDWQPPFAKWFVNGKINISYNCLDRHLTTACKNKAAIIWEGEPGDSRTITYAQLHREVCQFANVLKSLGVKKGDRIGIYMPMIPEAAVAMLACARIGAPHSVVFGGFSAEALRDRLNDAQAKLVITADGGWRKDAIVPLKPQVDKALADGACPSVENVLVVKRTAQDVTMTAGRDHWWHDLQKTVSADCPAEPMDSEDMLFILYTSGSTGKPKGVVHSTGGYNLYTHMTTKWIFDLKETDVYWCTADVGWITGHSYIVYGPLSNAATTVMYEGAPRASNPGCTWDIIEKHGVTIFYTAPTAIRAFIKMGDQHPNTRNLSSLRLLGTVGEPINPEAWIWYHKVIGGERCPIVDTWWQTETGGIMITPLPGAIPTKPGSATRPFPGILADVVDLDGNPANDNDGGYLVVRYPWPSMMRTVYGDDERFRRTYWEHIAPIDGQYLYFAGDGARRDEDGYYWVMGRVDDVLNVSGHRLGTMEIESALVSHPAVAEAAVVGKPDDLKGEEVVAFVTLEGTHTASDELSKELKSHVVKEIGAIARPGEIRFTEALPKTRSGKIMRRLLRNLAAGEEVSGDTSTLEDRGVLDKLRAGN